Part of the Candoia aspera isolate rCanAsp1 chromosome 1, rCanAsp1.hap2, whole genome shotgun sequence genome, AAAGTAATGTTTATGCtgctacatttatatatttttgtcaaTTATTgtcagatatacagtacattctaaAATATAACAGGACAAGTAAATGATAAATGGTACAACCAAACAGAATATAgcaaattcctttaaaaaaaaacctctatagATTATATATTCATACGTTCTTATGAAAAATATGAAGAGACTTGTTATcaaaagataaaaatgcattttatatcTATTGTGCATTCCATATTAAGGAAACAaggccctttttcttttctggtatTAAAAAATGTGCCTGTTTTTAATGACATTGTGTGAATGTAAAGTTACTgtttttctgagtaaacatgcacaaTCTCGCTGCTGTTCCACAGATGCTAATGTACCTCCATATAATATGTTTAGGTTCAGGGTgttaaaaaaatttaaatcttATGTTACAATATTACTCATAAAACTTTAACCCTGTTTTCCCTGATGAAGCATGCATCTacaatattgttttctgtttaCAAATTGTGTACTATTCCTATAGTATTTCTGTAACAACCTTCTGCCAGCAGCTAATTATTGTTTCTAAGAAATGTTGGAATATCAATAATTTAGGAACATAGTTATATTCAAGACCAGAGTTGGAACTCTGCCAGCCTGAGTACATTCTTCTatctgaatattattttacacTTTATGTTCATAAACACTAAAACATTACACTTGAGATTTTTCTTACCAGAAGTTTGTATCTTGTATTTTGGAACAGGGTTCTTACGTCCTATTAATTATCTAAAAATTATTACCTTTTTTCCAATGATTACTTTGCCCCTATTTCGCACTGAACAACCTACCATTCCTTTTGCTTTTGTAACCATTTTCATGTTGATAACGAGATGGGATATGCAGTCAATAtcccttttcattttgaaaaattggACCAAGTTACTTCCTTTAAACAACTATAGCTAGTCACTAGGTGACTACATATACGGGTCCAGATTATGTTTGTCTTGCTTTATGGGACAAGTACACAGATATATTCAAAGTTGCCCATTGTCTGATAAAAAATCTTGGTTTAAATAACTAGGTACTGCATGCATGCTATTTTTATATGGAAATTTTTACATTAAATGATAGCCTTACATGTTTGTACTTGTGAACAGGACTCTGATTTTACTTTTTTGGTTGTATACAATAGCAAAATGCAGGTTTGTaacatgtgattgccattttgacTGTGCCCAGGTGTATCTGCAGCCTCACACCATTGGTGAAGATGTAGTATACGCCCCACTCCATGATCCAACTTAAATAGACTTTCCCTCTCCCTGAAAAGTGACAGCAAACCCCAAATGTTTCTTCCATCTTCAGATGATGGTTTGTCGGTAAGAGATGGGATTGtcttaacagccaggaaacacgctgagacaaggaactggtctctaatatctattgctagtacttaacaggaatcctaacaaactgaagaagcgtgggaaaacccagacatataaaccccaaaggttaaggcggtcccgatctgtgtctctctgaatggctgaccaattcatcagtgctacgcatgcgcttgacagtctggatgtgagccccctgctcgccatccttactcatgacagggatgGGATGAACTCAGAAAGAGGTTGGGGGTGGGACACATTGGAAGGTTGGGATGAGTTTGGCAGCTTGTGGGATAGGATGCTGTCCGTTACTGACCAGAACATCAGTAAGTTGCCTTATATCTTGTTAATAGTATCTAATGCCAGTATGTGGTATTACATGATATTCATTAAACGCACTTAGACTTTGAAATACTTTTATAGTTAAGGGAATTGTATAGATTCATACAGGTATCAAAACATCTTGCATTTATCAGATCACAATGTATTAAATACTGTTTGAGTCCTAAAATATGAATTTGAAATGATACAGAAAAGTTGTTAAAACCATTCAAACTTCTAATCCTTTTGGACATGGATAATGAAGACATTATGGCTGGTCCATCAAACCAATCCTGAGGCTAGGATTAATTTGCTGGACACCTTATCAAAGGAGCAAATAAACTTTCTCAACTGTTGCTTCTTTGTATGAGTGCGATACTGGGAATCCAGGATCATTTTACCATCTCATATCCTAATAGCCAATTTTGTTTTAGATAAATATTGCTTAACTGTGATAGACTGTATTTGACAATTAATTTAGGAGGAATGTCCTTTTATTGATAGTTAAGCCTTATGACCAGTTGGTCCAAATATTTCACAGATTAGccagatactttaaaaaaaaataaattatagcaaATGCGCAAACTCCTGTTGGATAAATTGAGAAATTTGATGAATTGATAAAGAAAATGCTCAGTGTGTATACCCCCTTTCTCTGGAATTGGAAGAGCCATTAAAGCTTTCAAGTCATATATCCTGGTCAGTGCAGAAGTACAAATGAAATAATTGTTACTGGTTCCACCATTGAACTGTACTGGTAAGGCAGAGTTAAATTTTTACCACTGATCACATGTTCCCAACATTCAATCAGTTCCTGCTTTTTCTTACTGTATAGTTAAATGCATTATTCTACATCTTGCATTCTGTCAGACAGCCTTTAAGGGACTTGAAAAATGATACTGTTTTTCCCATAGTAATCTTTCCTCAAAGTTATTTCTAATTTcctcaatctctcttcataggatgTGGGTTTTTTACAGAAGTTTCTCTCAAATTTCCTAGGAGTTAATTTAAACTAGAGATCACCACACAATTTAGTTGAAGCGCAAACTGTTTATTGTAGTACTGGAGGCAGCAGAGGCAAACTTAAAAGTAGGTGAGGATATGACCCATCTATATAGAGTTACaggagtcctcatttagtgacaattgggaccaggaacttggtcgttaagcaaagtggtctcttaagtgaaactgcaactgtgcttattaccttacttcagctttcctttgctttacagacctgcgaaggttgtaaatgcaaggattagtcCAAAATTACTTTTCGTCAGTTTAACTGCGAACGGTCATTAAACCAGGCAtgcgctaaacgaggactacctgtctgtaAATTAGGATTCATACTGACAATTGTGCAAGATAATTGACGGGATATGATTGGATCTAACCACATACCATGTTTAGTTACATTAACGGTGGGATGGATTCTGTGAGATAATGGTTTATTGAGAAGACAAAAATACAGTAGCTGTCTTTGAAAGTTACTAGTACTTGGTTCCCAGAGCTTATGTTCACCTCTTAGTATCTTCTCCCAGCTTCATCAAcattccttggccttctaaatgttttatggctgagctgacaatatttgttgtttttttagtcCCTGGGAAGCTAATTGAGGGGGGaatgttttgcttcatttcaCTTGCCCTAACACCATCTTTTCTCCTTCAGGTTCCTGTCCTCTTAAGTAGAAACCTACAACAAAACTACCAGTTTACTTTTTGAAATCAGTGTATATTAGGCCTAAATAATGCAAATTACAAACCAAAATATTCTAATGTGTTACTTTACAAAATCGCCAACTGTATTTTGAAATCTTTGGAAGTATTACTAGATTTATCATGAAGGAGCACAACTGGTGCTCTTTACAGTTTAGAAGCCAAAACACTGCACAGTCCTAGCATATAGTTCAACATGCCCATGATCTAAAATTTGTGAGGGTAATTCTGAGTGACTGAACATTTTCCTACACCATGCTTTTCTGGCAATATTGTATTGCTTTCGTTTTTCTGCATGCACTATATGGTACATGTGGAATGGAATTATATGTTCCGTGCTTTAAATATCAGGTAACATCTAGAACCCCACTCAAGATACAAGGTCGCATCCAAAGATCCAGTGAGCACAGATCTTTTCATAGAATTGGAAGATGAGCAATTTTCACCTATTGCTCCTGTGCAACTTTTTCAAGGTTGGGATGCTatgagaagataaaagaggaaatgtAATAGCTATGGACATATGTATGAACTGTTAAGTATATCGTAATGCTTTTGAGCAGGTTAAATAATAGGAGTGCATTTTAAATGTAGGTAAGGCATTCTCATATTGAACAGGATTTAAAGATTTAGAGGTCTATGCATATGTAAATATAATTCTCAAAAGATACTAGAATGTAATGCATAGAGCatgatctattttatttatgaatattcAGCAAGAAAGTGCATATAAATTTTGCTTGCATCTGCAACTGCACTTTTTTCCACCTCATCATCTCTCTCAAATAGATTTATTCACTAAAGAGGAAAAAAGTCTGCTCATTGAACTGTCTATGATAAATTAAGCTTTCAAGAACAAAACATATTGCTAAACTATCTCCAGGGCTTAATAGGATATTACTATCCTAAAGTCAGTAACAGAATAAAGAGGAATAAACAGGATACCATTTATGAAAAGATCATCTTTTGGATATGAAATGCCTACATTCTCTCAAATAAGGCATTATTTAACTATACCACGCCCTTTAAGGATGTGTTCCTTGAACAGGGCAGAACATTCCAATGACCCTGTTGATAGGAACAAAAGCACAGAATAAAAAGTATTGAATGTTCATGTGCTATGTACTTCCTACAGTGCCTAGCATTGGGAGTTGCCACAGGATGTGCTTTATACAGACACTTTAAGAgttgatttgttttttcttttttttaatggaagcagAGACACATTTTACCCTCAGCAGAATGTAagggtattttttttccagaactatCTTCTTCCAGCTTTGCTTCTGAATGCCCAAGGATTTGTGTAAGTGCTACAGAGGTATGTAAGCCCTCTTCAATTCCAGGGGATCAGACCTGTGCTATCAAGCCCGTACATTATATGTTTTAAGATGGCAGCATTTCTcttcttttgtatattttaagaaaacatgTACTTTTTTATAGTGGCATTCAGAAGTTTTTAATCTTTTCCATTGTTGCAGAGTTGCCTTGCAGTTGTTTTTTGGTTTTCTAGAAGCATGATGGATTTTTCAGAGTTGTCTATATTCCTAAGCAAAGTCTCTAGTCgtcttttaattttcttctgatCTTCTATAGCGCATCCAATTACAACAGACTGAAATTTTTGATCCACAGGTCCAGATGGTATCTCAGATGTACATGCTCCATAAAGTGACATTAACCGGCTCTTTGAGTCCTCCAAATCATCCAAGAGTTTATTGACTATTTCGTCAATCATCTGGGTAGCACGCAACAGGGATTCCTGCTGCTGAGGATTTCTTATGGTTTCTACTGAAACCTCAACTGTGAGGGTTCGACCCATGAGGCGCTTGGCAGTCAGATTAAGTTCTTCTCTTTCACctatattttgaaattgaaaaTTTGGTTTTAAAGTTTTACATAATGGTAAATGACAGGTAAAGTCAGAAGAGTCAAGATAAAGTAATAATTACTGCATTATCTTGTTACTACAATCCATAGAGAATGGAATACAGTAACAATTCTAATGGACTTGGTGATACTTAACAGAGTTTGACTTGATCAGTATTAGCAGTTTACCACAGAAGAAACACTGGCTGGATTAACAGAGCACACTGAAATAGTGTGGCTTGATTTGTTTTGGCTTACTGTTATCACTGAATCCAGTCAGTTGTAGCCTATTAAAAAATTATCACTTAGCATAATGCGTCAGCCTATCCACTATGAAGAcactaaaaaacaacaacccttatTTGCATTTGCCAGACACTCCAAGTATGCGTATATCGACTTTACACATTCAAAAAGAAGTTTGAGGTAAGAATTAccttcactaatattcctcataTCCTGGCTATTCTGTATATTATGGATCATTTCCAGGagagtttctttttcttgttccatTGAAGATGCTGCATCACGCAAAGCTTCAaccctgggaagaggaaaaattACCAATTTAAAAGAGTTTACAAATATCCTTATTCACATGTCATGTTTTCCACACACACCCCTGCATCTATTACTTGTTTATAAAAGCACCAATTAAAGTAACAAACTAAATTCCTGCTGCAACAATGAGTTCTCATAGCAAGTAAGTATCTCCTATTTGACAAAAGGACAAGATGGCTAATTAGAATCCTGGCTTGGTCTTATGTGCAAGAATTGTAAAATACCTTttttcttatcccttgccccaaTTGTATTTGCACTACAGcaggaaagggggtggggtggaaattCCAGCATtatcaattaaagaaaaaaaaattcaaatataaaCTACCCAAaggaatgttttaaatgttttaaataaaaataataatcactcTAAGTCATGTTTATTTAACATTGTTTCAATCTAAAGAATCAGGAAAAGCCGTCCAGAGTCATCATGCATGGGATGGGCGGCAGagaactttaataaataaatattgtaggttttacctgcaaaaaaaaaaaagttctcagaTATTTTAGATATATCTAGAAAGTCTAGTTTTCATATATGCACTTCTATGATCAACCCCCCTGACTtaacagtgggaagaaaaaaagaaagaactatcACTTGACCCAGCAATATTGGATAACTTACTGAGAAGaatcaactgatccagaatgcagccgcttATGTAATGATGGTAATTTCTAAGTTTTCCaaaagctgcactggctacctttcagtgcaattcaaagtgctgtttttcaCTTTTAAAGGAGTACATAGTTTAGATCATGTATATACAAAACCACCTTCTCCCAATAGCTTCTCCCTACCCATAAAACTGGGAAGGCTGGCTTCATCTTGGTCCCTTCTCTTATGGAAGGTCATCTACGGTTATGGGGATGAGCTTTCTCAGTTGCTGTTCCCTTCTCTGAAACAGCATTCCTCCTGAGATTCGGTTGGCTCTCACTGCCTTGAAATTGGCGATAAGACTTCCACCTACAGATTTGGAGTTTGTGACAATTCCTCAAGGCTCTGTTGCTTTGTTCTTGTTCAGCCTGCAATAGTTTTTAGTTTAACATAGATGATGACAGATAGATATCGATAAGGTGATCTATTTCTGGTCCACTGAGTTCACATTCTAAACAGACCTAGCAAAGAGTAAATCTCACTAAACTTAAGAGTAAATCTCACTAAACTTAAAAATGAGCCacaaccttgccaaaaaaaaaaaggtgtccaAATACCATATGCTTTCTGGAATGACAGCTGGGCCTTCTGAGTCCTTCCTCGTTTGTAACTATATATAGGTCTCTTCTATCATGGCACCTGTTATACTTCACTCACAAAGTTGGACCATTTTCCGGAACAAAATTTCTTCCTCATTTTTGAACAGATGGAGAAAAATTTAGGTGGCATTGTGCAGTTATAAAACTCATATTAAGTACCATTATCATGGGGATGTAGCTATGGTAGCACTCAAACACTTCTTGTTCAGTCATAAAGTAGTAAATAATTATTTACTTGTGTGAGATTGCCATTCCGAAATAAACATGACAGAAGATTTAAGATTTAAGCATACGTTTTACAGGAGAGGCAGTTTATAGATTCAGAAATTATGCAATGCATATCATTCATAAGACAGCAATACCAGaagaaacttatttttttttagaatatgaGAACCTATCTTGCCATAAAAAAACGTGACAAGTTCATTTAGAAAACTTATTAGCAATTCTGCAAATAATAGCCTTCTGGAGAATCTTAGGCTATAATGCTGTACACAGCTAGGAATCAGCCCTATAGTTCTGGTTTGCATATTTAGGGGGGTGggggcttagcatgatgtatagaTCAGACCATAGTAGTGAACCCAGCTTTTGTAGTCAGTGGCTCTTACTTCTGAGTAGTTGTGTACTgttcaaataaaaaaattaaaatgaatcgTAATAACTTCTTTAAACATAATATAATTAAAGCAACAGAGTACATGATTTACCACATAAATAACACAGAAAACATAGAAACAATGTAAAATGCAGAACATTCAATACCAAATGAGCCTCCACACAGTATTTTTCAGAGATGGGGTATCACTACTGAAGAAACTTTATCTCTTGCCACAACCTAAGACCTTGGTAACTCAAGCCAATTTATATGGGAAAAGCAGCTCCTGAGATACCATGGTCCCAAGctctttgcaactttaagatctaAAGTCAGCACCTTAAATTTAGACCAGAAAAGGACTGAATGGCAGTACACAGTTGCATTAAGACAAGATAAATATATTCCAATTAGTAGTCCAGATGAGGAACTTCATATTCACTACACTTTTTGAACCATTTTCAAGGGCAGGTAGACATCAAAAAATTGAAGCACTTTGTAAAAACAcatgtatctgtcatgagtactgatggcgagcaggagggggcccctatccaggggggaaaacacatgcgtagtactgaggaattaaggagccattcaaagagacacagatcagacccgccttgacttttggggtttatctgtctgggtttttcccacgcttcttcagtttgttaggattttctgtcttatgtagcagtaataaacactagagacctattcctcgtctcagcgtgattcctgactgttaggacagtgtcaCTGCATCTCCTCTGACATGTGTCTAGCAAACCCCCCTTTATTCTGTAGGTATGTACCTTTTTCATATGAATTTTCACTTATTATATGAATTTTCATATAATCTCATCTTAGACTTCAAAGGCTTACATTCAAATTTCAGTTCAGCTAAAAATTCCTATGAAACTTTTGATAAAATTATTTAAGCAAAtaatatttgatttctttttcccatgaacAGTGACAGAATCACAGTAAATTAATTTCCCTAGCTAAAATTAATTCATTCCATCACAAACACGCACAAAAATAACATTACGGtgttcattaaaaaaaccaaaatgctTGTGTTAGATTAAGAAAAATGAGTGACCTAAATAACTTCTTTCCTATCTCTCTCAACTATCTTATTCAGGAGGAGGAGTGCTCCAAATTACAGTTATTTGACCAGTTACTTATGTCTTCCAGCACAGGGTGGATTTTTCAGGATATCTATCCTGTTTAAGTTTAAGCAAAAATCCATGGCACAGTGTATAAAAGAAGTAAAGAAATGTTAAACAATGGGAAGTAATTTAGTCACTATTTAAGCAATGAGTCTGTTGTAACaataaaaaagagccagaaattaaaAATTTGAGGcaatatcatgctaagccattatGTGATGTAGTTTGGTTTTAGTTGTTGCATACAATTAATCATACTGgttagtaaaccatggtttatatccTAATGTGATAAGTATGCAAACTCAGCTAATCAATGTTGGTGTTCAGCCAGGGCTGGCTTTATTTTTGTTGGGATCTTGGTCTCCCCTATCTGAGATTGGCTATGACAGAAAGTATTGTGCTCCAATGCTGTCCTGAACATTTTAGGAAAATGGCATGCTGGTTTCCAAAACCATCTACCTAAAGTGGGATGCTACGGAATGAGCATCAGTGACTACAGATCCCTGAAGCTACCCTGGGCTGCTACTGTACCAAGTGTTTATGTTCTCATCTAATTCAGAAGCATGAACATGCACAAAATCACGAGAATACACAGACACATTTGGAGGTAATACTTGGAACTCTCCATCTAATGTTACTCAGAATACAGGAGGGAGAGCATAGAATCAGACCTTCCATCTCTAATCCCAACTTCCATATATTCTACCAGCTCTTACTCCAAGGAGGAGAACCTTGCTTTTTTTCAACTGAGCAGATCCAAAAGGGTAAGAGATGGTATCTTGTTCTCTCCTCATCCATTCAGAATCATGTACATAAAGAGCTAAATTACACAAAAGGCTTTTCTCTCAGTTTCTCTGAAGCAACTCACCCCACCTCCCTACTTGGAAAGGTTACAGCCTTCCCAATGAGAAAGGCCACCTACGTGGCTAATGTCCAAAGGGGCTGAGAAGCCCCATCCCATTTAAAAAGCACCCTGATGATTATACTTAGGACCGTCAACATTTTCCCAGAGGCCAAAAACCTCGTGTAATCTTGAACTGAGGTCTGGCAAATACAACTAA contains:
- the BAG2 gene encoding BAG family molecular chaperone regulator 2; amino-acid sequence: MAQAKISSAKNSSGGSEAAQQAGAGQQLRGRFFRSTSMADRSSRLLECLDQLERRVEALRDAASSMEQEKETLLEMIHNIQNSQDMRNISEGEREELNLTAKRLMGRTLTVEVSVETIRNPQQQESLLRATQMIDEIVNKLLDDLEDSKSRLMSLYGACTSEIPSGPVDQKFQSVVIGCAIEDQKKIKRRLETLLRNIDNSEKSIMLLENQKTTARQLCNNGKD